TTTCGACGTCTATGCATTTCCGCCAGAACAGGACGACTCAGGCGGATTCGCGCCTCAATACCAGGCTCATTCGTAGGCATGACCATCTTCGACCGAGAGGCTGGTTTCCAGACCGACGAAATCCGCCTCGAGGACATTGCCTATGAACTCGCAAACGGTCTCGCAATTGCATACTGGGCAGATGCGACTTATAGTGGAGATGGATGCAGAGAAGGTGTCATAGGGGCTGGCGTAGTAGGAGTATCAGGCGCATTCAGGTACTCTCTTGCAAAGAATGGCGGCCGCTACACAAGTGGTAGCAACGACGCAGAACTCTTCGCAATCTCCCTGGCCTTGGATCATGCCAAGAACCAGGTCCAGAAAGGAGCACAGTTTCGGCTTGTCCGCATCTACACTGATGCACAAGGCATTCTAGACGGCCTCAACTGTTACACTCCGTTGAAACGAACACTCGGCCCCCTGATACCTGGAGAGATGACGGCCCTTGAAGTGCTGTTTGAACACACCCAGTGGCTGGATAGATTAGGCATCTCAACTAAACTCATATGGGTCAAAGGTCACGGTAAAAGCAACGGCAATCAGGCCGCAGACGCACTGGCAGCGCTGGCCGTTTCCAAACATACTGATCTTCAAAAAGAACTCTACGGTGGCATGATCCCAGAAAGGAAAATAATGACCGCAGCAGATGCACCGGCAGCTTTCAAGAGACGCGGTGATGACTGGGTGAAAGAATGGGTCTACAGAGCTAACTTCGGCCTCGATCTAATAACTGGGCTCGACAGCAACCAGATGTTGTCAACACACTCTCTTCACTGTATCCCACGATACTAATTATAACCAGCGCGAACCTGAAACTCTCCATGATGAGGAAACCACCGGTGCCCGGAAACGAAAAACCAACGCCCGAAAAACCACAACGTCCTTTGGAAACGCCCGGTCCACTCCAGCACGCTTCTGAACCTCTCCACCAGCCCGCACGAGCAATAGGCCACAGAGTAACTTTTAAAAAGCTACCGGAGCGTGAACGATGGAATATTGGAGTTATCGCGAGGGTACTACTTGGATACATGTCTTAGGTAGTCGCAACCAGCCTGTAAAGCACACATGGACCTCACACGGGCCGGCATCACAAGTAACACCCACGCCACGCGCACAGACAAGCGCACCTCAAAAAGCTGGGGTAATGATTAGAATTTCAGCCTAGTTCAGTCAGCGGTTCGAGCTCAAGTGTCTCACTTGGTTACGATGTAGTGAAAGCGTGCGCTCGCCACGACGTCACGCGCTAACTACGGGGGATGGTCACGCGCTACAAAAGCGCGCTCATTTTACACAAGTAATTATAAACACACCTTTTCTCGTGTGTACGTGCGCGGATACAAAAACATTGCAAACACCCCGCAGATTCATTCAAGCTGTTTTCTTTCTCTCCACGCCGTATACTCATCATGGTCTCCTTCACCGGCGTCGCGCTGTTAAGCGTGGTTGCTGTATTGTTTACTAAACATGCGCATGCTGTCACTGTCCCAGGCGCAGATGACAGGCATAATTACAAAGTCGCTGTCTCGCACTTTGCTCTCACCAACACTGGCGTCAAGGACGTCTACCACCCCACCGAGGACCGCCGTGTCATGGCCAGCCTTTTCATGCCCATCGCCAAGAACTCGTGTTCGAAAGAGTGCACTGAGCCTTACATGCCTTCCATGACAGCCGCTATCGCAAACGAGCAGTTCATCGTGGGCGGTAAGCGCGACATCGGCGTCTTCGAGACTATGGATTACAAGGTTTGCTGCGCCAGCTCCGTCACCATCGACGCAAGCAAGATTCCAGTCGTGATCCTCGAACCGAATGTCGACACCAGCAGACTGCTCTACTCAACAATGGCCCGTTTCATCAGCGCAAACGGCGTTGCCGTCGTCCTCATCGACCACCCAGGCGACTCGTCAATCGTACAGTTCACACCCTCCACCACCTCGCGCGTGTGCCGGGCCGCCGCCTCCGACGTATACAACAGCGGCACCGTCAGCCTCTCCAACTTCACCCCCCTCACATCCTGGAACGCCACCATCGCCACCGCGCTGTCCGTCCGGGAAACCGACATCGCCTTCGTCATGTCCCAACTCGGCGATTCGTCCTTTCTCCCCCGCCAGTTTCCCTACTTCACTTTCTCCGCCGCGCTAAATACTACGTCCTACGGCGCCGTCGGCCACGGTCTCGGCGGCACACTTGCAACTTCCTTGTCTGTATACAACACCAGTACCACACGCTTCAGCATCAACCTCTCCGGCGCCGCACCCCCGCTCACAACCCCCGTGGTCAACACGcccctcttcttcttcggccGTTCGCCCTCCTTTCGGCGGGAAAACGCGTTGAATTGGGCGGCTACGTGGCAACAACTCCGCGGCCGTATCTCAACCGAGTACGACGTCGTTGACGCGGACGTGTTTGATATGAGTGACCTGCCGGTTATCGTGGAGCTGGCGCAGAATGAGGGGGGTAAGGGACAGGCGGTGCAGGGGAGGGGGTTGAGTGGGGGCGGGAATGCGGTGCAGGTGCAGCATGGGGTTGTTTGTTTTGTGGAGAATGTGGTCAAGGGGGTGTTGGGGTTGGATGGGCAGAGTATGGGGGTTCAGGACTGTGTGAGGATGTTTGGGGGGGGTTGTGCCGTTTCCGGGGGGTTTAGAGGGGAGAGGGGAGTGGGAGCGGGTATGGGATAGGGGATGATTGATACCGAGATTTTTCACGATTACTTGGATGAGATGGAATGGGATGAATGCTGTCGACATGTTTGTCGATCTACCAACTATTCCAACTTTCCAACTCtatcttttcttttcttccCTTCCTCCAGCCCCATCTTTTCACTTCCTTCCTCTCTTCCTACCGTAGTCATCCGTAGTCCTACAGAAATATAAGTGTATTGTATGAATACTACATTCTACTGAGTATAAGGTACAGgtgttggtaggccttgtacgatcgtacgggtgaataacaacaacgaggttcttctggtgactaGTATTGGTATTtattgtctacgaacatagctgctacgaaggtacacctaagctctgcgcaaggtgggccgaagtcgggccgaagtgtcaagcagccgacgtctctaccgatactcacgatccgacaacAGGGATAGTACCTTGACTGCTTACTTATATTGTTATTACAACAAAACTGCGTTGTGGAAATCTGCTGCTAAGCATAGACATCACTTACATATACAATCATAAGTGTATTGTGATACCCGGGGCGGCtgcgtgtgtgtgtgtgtgtgtgtgtgtggtATAATCAGGCTTTATAGCGTCTGTAACATAGGATGCAATTATATTATTTATTAGCGCGGACGTGGGAGAGAGTAAAGAGCTTAGTGGAAGTATTTACCACTGTCTCCATTCTCCGTCGTTTTCGTCATCTCGGAAACTGTTGATTTTGTGACTTTTCCAAGACCGGAGGAGGTAGTTGATAGATTAGGTGGATGTAGAAGAAGGTTAATATGCATGTTGGTAGAATGTTTTATAGTGGAGTTTTTATGCGTAGATGAATCATTGCCATTGCTATCCTTATACTAAGCCAGTCCATCACCTGTAAGGAGTACGATAGTTGAACATGTCAAATGACCTCTTCCCCGGTCACGCGAGGCACCGATATGTTCTGTAGTTGCCAGTTCTCACCCGTGTATTAGAGCTTCACACGAGTGCTCCGCGCCTCCAACTCGACTTGGTCCAGACTTTGCATACGATTCGATGAATTCGTCGCCTGCAGTAAGACCAGCTGTGAAGACTTCCACAGCGGCATATCGGCTTTGCCCGAAGTAACGATTGTGGAAAACAAGAAGAGCGTTATGGTGAGGTATATGGCGAGTGGGAAAGACAGCCAGTAGAACGTGACGTCGAAGAATTGCTCCTTGGTCCATTCGGTGCCTTTGATGGGGACGGCATTTTTGCCAGTACGAAGGCTGTTTGTTTCATCATGTTAGTGCTGAGCAGGTGGGAACAAGGAGCAGATGTAGCTTACGTATTGCTCATTGAGATGGCGATGTTATTTATCCGTTGTTCGAAGCCTCCTGCTTCTGATCCGGTACAGTACGCTGGGCTGTCGCCGAGGACATCGGAAGCAATATTAGGGGCATACTGACCGGTAAAGCCATAGCTGGTCTCGTTGGGATATACGGCAGCTGCACCGGTAAGTGATTCCGCTATCAGGTATTCCCACTCAGTGATGTCCGCATCTCCTACGCAATATTCCTCGTTGTTGTGACCCATGACGCAGTACTGGTATCGGCTATCAATCGAGATTCCCGGCCTTATCTGCCAGTCTAAGTTAATGTGCGTGTCTACGATTTTAGTATGCATTGTCAAGTTGTAGGTGGAGCTCAGCGTCTGGAGACATAAAATCAAACTGCCTTGGAAACCTTTCTAGTTGGCCGCATCGTTCCTCTGACCTGTCCAATCTGTTCTTGGTTTATCATCCTGATTGCAAGGAGAATAGTAGCCAACGAGGGTAGTTGAGATGTTGCGTAGGGGTTCCTGATCTGTTGCACGGGCATCCGGATCCCGCCAATTGACCTGTGTATTCATCCAGAATGTTAAAGGTAGGCTACCAAGCTCCTCTTGGGTCCAGTCCCAGGACCTGGACCGAGGTCATACATGGGTGTACGAACTCTAGAATCACCCATGGAATTGACATAAAGCATAGTTCCGTCTGCGGAAACGTCTTCGACGAAAGAGCATACGGTAAGCGTTTGATACG
The sequence above is a segment of the Pyrenophora tritici-repentis strain M4 chromosome 3, whole genome shotgun sequence genome. Coding sequences within it:
- a CDS encoding Atrophin-1 multi-domain protein, whose translation is MVSFTGVALLSVVAVLFTKHAHAVTVPGADDRHNYKVAVSHFALTNTGVKDVYHPTEDRRVMASLFMPIAKNSCSKECTEPYMPSMTAAIANEQFIVGGKRDIGVFETMDYKVCCASSVTIDASKIPVVILEPNVDTSRLLYSTMARFISANGVAVVLIDHPGDSSIVQFTPSTTSRVCRAAASDVYNSGTVSLSNFTPLTSWNATIATALSVRETDIAFVMSQLGDSSFLPRQFPYFTFSAALNTTSYGAVGHGLGGTLATSLSVYNTSTTRFSINLSGAAPPLTTPVVNTPLFFFGRSPSFRRENALNWAATWQQLRGRISTEYDVVDADVFDMSDLPVIVELAQNEGAATKVHLSSAQGGPKSGRSVKQPTSLPILTIRQQG